The proteins below are encoded in one region of Pseudomonas entomophila L48:
- a CDS encoding ABC transporter permease: MNLASAHPASSPLRRLSNLLYRRPNLYLLMLLVPPLLWFGAIYLGSLLNLLWQGFYTFDDFTMAVTPDLTLANFAALFNPANFDIILRTLAMAVAVSLASAVLAFPIAYYMARYTTGRTKAFFYIAVMMPMWASYIVKTYAWTLLLAKGGVAQWFIQHLHLEALLQLALGIPGIGGSTLSTSHLGRFLVFVYIWLPFMILPIQAALERLPPSLLQASADLGARPSQTFLQVILPLSVPGIAAGSIFTFSLTLGDFIVPQMIGPPGYFIGSMVYAQQGAIGNMPMAAAFTLVPIVLIAVYLSIVKRLGAFDAL; the protein is encoded by the coding sequence ATGAACCTTGCCTCGGCTCACCCGGCAAGCTCGCCCCTGCGGCGCCTGAGCAACCTGCTCTACCGGCGCCCCAACCTGTACCTGCTGATGCTGCTGGTCCCACCCTTGCTGTGGTTCGGCGCGATCTACCTCGGTTCGCTGCTGAACCTGTTGTGGCAGGGCTTCTATACCTTCGACGACTTCACCATGGCGGTGACGCCGGACTTGACCCTGGCCAACTTCGCCGCGCTGTTCAACCCGGCGAACTTCGACATCATCCTGCGCACCCTGGCCATGGCCGTGGCCGTGTCACTTGCCAGTGCCGTGCTGGCCTTTCCCATCGCCTATTACATGGCGCGCTACACCACCGGCCGCACCAAGGCGTTCTTCTATATCGCGGTGATGATGCCGATGTGGGCCAGCTACATCGTCAAGACCTACGCCTGGACCCTGCTGCTGGCCAAGGGCGGCGTGGCCCAGTGGTTCATCCAGCACCTGCATCTGGAGGCGCTGCTGCAGCTTGCACTAGGCATCCCCGGCATCGGCGGCAGCACCCTGTCGACCTCGCACCTGGGGCGCTTCCTGGTGTTCGTGTACATCTGGCTGCCGTTCATGATCCTGCCGATCCAGGCCGCGCTGGAGCGCCTGCCGCCCTCGCTGCTGCAAGCCTCGGCCGACCTCGGCGCCAGGCCAAGCCAGACCTTCCTGCAGGTGATCTTGCCGTTGTCGGTACCGGGGATCGCCGCCGGATCGATCTTCACCTTTTCCCTGACCCTGGGCGACTTCATCGTGCCGCAAATGATCGGCCCGCCCGGCTACTTCATCGGCAGCATGGTCTACGCCCAGCAAGGCGCGATCGGCAACATGCCCATGGCCGCGGCCTTCACCCTGGTGCCTATCGTGCTGATTGCCGTGTACCTATCCATCGTCAAACGCCTGGGGGCCTTCGATGCACTCTGA